A genome region from bacterium includes the following:
- a CDS encoding DNA methyltransferase has product MNAVKDKNGESQEVLQRIQEESEKQALPEQKQVFLVSEKIRRRVHNLPSPTRPPLGYDGNKGFDRVFPYIRIPRLHPPNHGDTVIFNEEDLPPNQLILGDNLYVLRTIPSETIDLIYIDPPFFSGRNYNVIWGDTNEIRSFYDIWEGGIDSYLIWLNARLWEMRRVLKKTGSIYVHCDWHASHYIKCEMDKIFGYENLLLFSLLYTKTKVTVQPRINTD; this is encoded by the coding sequence ATGAATGCTGTTAAGGACAAAAATGGGGAATCGCAAGAGGTATTACAGAGGATTCAAGAGGAGTCAGAGAAGCAGGCATTGCCTGAGCAAAAGCAGGTCTTTTTGGTTTCCGAGAAGATTCGCAGGCGAGTGCATAATCTACCATCCCCTACTCGGCCACCCCTTGGATATGATGGGAATAAGGGATTTGACAGGGTCTTCCCCTATATCCGCATCCCAAGACTTCATCCGCCAAATCACGGCGATACCGTAATCTTTAATGAAGAAGACCTGCCTCCTAATCAACTTATCTTAGGGGATAATCTCTATGTCTTGCGCACCATTCCTTCAGAGACAATAGACCTTATCTACATTGACCCGCCATTTTTCTCAGGCAGAAATTATAATGTCATCTGGGGGGATACCAATGAAATAAGGTCTTTTTATGACATCTGGGAGGGTGGAATTGATTCCTATCTTATCTGGCTCAATGCAAGGCTTTGGGAGATGCGTCGGGTCTTGAAAAAGACGGGCTCTATTTATGTCCATTGCGATTGGCACGCTTCTCATTATATAAAATGTGAGATGGACAAGATTTTCGGGTATGAGAATTTGTTACTATTCAGCCTATTATATACTAAAACAAAAGTAACTGTTCAGCCACGGATTAACACAGATTGA
- a CDS encoding DUF3800 domain-containing protein has translation MLVFVDESGDSGFKTEQGSSQFFTVALVIFEEPDEAVACDQRIQLLKREMKLPSEIEFKFNRLRKDQRERFGSSHNMVQK, from the coding sequence ATGTTAGTCTTTGTTGATGAATCAGGTGATTCAGGATTTAAAACTGAACAAGGGTCAAGTCAATTTTTTACTGTTGCGTTAGTCATTTTTGAGGAACCTGATGAGGCAGTTGCTTGCGACCAGAGGATTCAACTATTAAAACGAGAGATGAAATTGCCATCAGAGATTGAATTTAAATTCAACAGATTGCGAAAAGACCAGAGAGAAAGATTCGGCTCTTCGCATAATATGGTGCAAAAATAA
- a CDS encoding PorV/PorQ family protein, translating into MRKIIISLVFGGFLWGVDYTATSPLQFLKIKDCKVSSLGGAFVGVDEPGFENPASFGNAKIKEIGLSYNSYLAGIDISSLSYIQGTEEIGGFGFNVLYLKTPEILRTKDGGIEDGKFSCSDISLSMGYGRKIAPDIAIGSTIRFIRETIDDKAVNTGAADFGIQYKPFLKDITIGLCLSNIGKSIKYANKNEDLPLTMKGGISINCLSQTLLSTIEIDKAIDSDVILRCGFEHTLMNKVFLRAGYSTEPDIGSGISFGFGLKISKYFFDMSYLPFQDLGNTIQGSLSIKFLEEE; encoded by the coding sequence ATGAGAAAAATAATTATATCTTTGGTTTTTGGTGGGTTTTTATGGGGCGTTGATTATACGGCAACGAGCCCTTTGCAATTTCTTAAAATTAAGGATTGTAAGGTTTCTTCTTTAGGTGGTGCATTTGTTGGGGTTGATGAGCCAGGATTTGAAAACCCAGCATCTTTTGGGAATGCAAAGATAAAGGAAATAGGGCTTTCTTATAATTCATACCTTGCTGGAATAGACATTTCATCCCTATCTTACATTCAGGGAACAGAGGAAATAGGTGGATTTGGGTTTAATGTTTTATACCTTAAAACCCCTGAAATTTTACGAACAAAAGATGGAGGAATAGAAGATGGTAAATTCTCTTGCTCTGATATTTCATTAAGTATGGGATATGGAAGAAAAATAGCCCCTGATATTGCAATTGGCTCTACGATTAGATTTATAAGGGAAACAATAGATGATAAGGCTGTAAATACAGGTGCGGCTGATTTTGGAATTCAATATAAGCCATTCTTAAAGGATATTACAATTGGTCTTTGCCTTTCAAACATTGGAAAATCAATAAAATACGCAAATAAAAATGAAGACCTACCACTTACAATGAAGGGAGGAATTTCTATAAATTGCCTTTCTCAAACCCTCCTTTCTACAATAGAGATTGATAAAGCAATAGATTCTGATGTAATTTTAAGATGTGGTTTTGAGCATACATTGATGAATAAGGTATTTTTAAGAGCAGGCTATTCCACAGAGCCTGACATTGGTTCTGGAATTTCATTTGGTTTTGGGTTGAAGATTTCTAAATATTTCTTTGATATGTCCTATCTTCCATTTCAAGACCTTGGAAACACAATACAAGGCTCCCTTTCCATAAAATTTCTGGAAGAGGAATAG
- a CDS encoding NAD(P)/FAD-dependent oxidoreductase produces MEEIDIAIIGAGVIGLSCASTLADNKRSIVVIERHQSFGQETSSRNSEVIHSGIYYKNGSLKARLCAEGKMLLYNFSEKYNIPYNRIGKLIVACNEDEVRNLEMLLKNGGENGVEDLMLLSKKEIKEMEPNIYGISAIYSPSTGIIDTHQLMKVLEFLGKEKGVIFAYNCEVIGIKKKENGYKIDVRDSDSSIFSFLAQIVINCAGLLGDKIANMLGFDYKLQYCKGEYFKVESKKSRLVNHLIYPVPENDGLGIHTVQDLQGSLKLGPNAFYVKDISYDVDSSHKIEFYEKAKRFLPFIELEDLSCDMSGIRPKFASDFIIKQELPGFINLIGIESPGFTAGLSIAEYVKNMLFSLSRIMVY; encoded by the coding sequence ATGGAAGAGATAGATATTGCTATTATTGGTGCAGGCGTTATAGGGCTTTCCTGTGCCAGCACATTGGCTGATAATAAAAGAAGCATTGTAGTTATTGAGAGGCATCAATCATTTGGCCAGGAGACAAGTAGCAGAAATAGCGAGGTCATCCATTCAGGGATATATTACAAAAATGGCTCTTTAAAGGCAAGGCTTTGTGCAGAGGGAAAAATGCTTCTTTACAATTTTTCCGAAAAATATAATATTCCCTATAATCGCATTGGAAAGCTTATTGTTGCTTGCAATGAAGATGAGGTTAGAAACTTAGAAATGCTCCTTAAAAATGGAGGTGAAAATGGGGTAGAAGACCTTATGCTATTGTCAAAAAAGGAAATAAAAGAAATGGAGCCTAATATTTATGGAATTTCTGCTATATATTCCCCTTCCACAGGCATCATAGATACCCACCAACTAATGAAAGTATTAGAGTTTTTAGGAAAAGAGAAAGGGGTTATTTTTGCTTATAATTGTGAGGTTATAGGAATTAAAAAAAAAGAAAATGGGTATAAGATTGATGTAAGGGATAGCGATTCCTCTATCTTTTCCTTTCTTGCTCAAATTGTCATAAATTGTGCTGGGCTTTTGGGAGATAAAATTGCAAATATGCTTGGATTTGATTATAAGCTTCAATATTGCAAGGGAGAATATTTTAAGGTAGAAAGTAAAAAATCAAGGCTAGTTAATCACCTAATCTATCCTGTGCCAGAGAATGATGGGCTTGGGATTCATACAGTCCAAGATCTTCAAGGAAGCCTTAAGCTTGGACCAAATGCTTTTTATGTAAAGGATATAAGCTATGATGTGGATTCCTCACATAAGATAGAGTTTTATGAAAAGGCAAAAAGATTTCTTCCATTTATAGAGCTTGAAGATTTATCTTGTGATATGTCAGGGATAAGACCAAAGTTTGCTTCTGATTTTATCATTAAGCAGGAATTGCCTGGTTTTATCAACCTAATCGGAATAGAATCCCCTGGTTTTACAGCAGGTTTATCTATTGCAGAATATGTTAAGAATATGCTATTTAGCCTATCGCGGATTATGGTGTATTAG
- the alaS gene encoding alanine--tRNA ligase — MKGQEIGSIFLKFFEGKGHKVCESKSLIPSDPSVLFTVAGMVPFKDYFLGNKPLEFSRAVSCQRCIRTNDLERVGKTARHLTFFEMLGNFSFGDYFKEDAIAWAWEFLTKEVSLPKDRLYVSVFKEDKEAEGIWKKFIEPSRIIRLGEEDNFWKMGETGPCGPCSEIIIDLGEDIGCKKPSCSPGCDCDRYLELYNLVFTEFDRQADGSLKPLSAKNIDTGMGLERLAMILQSKKAVFECDLIAPIIDYITESRIPNPESRIIADHIRAIAHLIYDGIIPSNEERGYVLRSLIRRAIRKLKTLKPKLKIKELFLWQIVYPVTKIFPYLEKEREHIANIIKLEEDKFDETMERGLLLLEEEISKSGEVFAGANLFKLYDTYGFPVDFAVEIIKEKGRFVDMEGFNKMMDSQRERGRKKAVFSQKQGGYNIKTEFIGYDMLEASCKVIKQDGLFVILDKTPFYPEMGGQVGDCGIFEKDGIKIYVEDTQRDGEAIIHKIREGNLLEGDIIQAAVDKERRDGIKRAHTATHLLQFALREILGKHIKQQGSLVERDRLRFDFNYPNKVSHSQIQEIEEMVYGMIMENLEVNILKDVPIKEAKDLGALAFFGDEYKELVRVVMIGDKSKELCGGCHIASTGKIGLFKIVKEEGVSAGIRRIEAFTGNLAYQHILKEKEGLLERIEALTEANKKQENKIRHLKYGVLKEGIKNIAPEKVGDISLVFEVFDSLSKDELSFSIDEIANAMDSGVILLGSKTKDSILWTCKVKGNLKPGADYIIKEVCKITGGGGGGRPDFATGGGKDPNKIDRARERVLELIGN; from the coding sequence ATGAAGGGGCAGGAAATAGGGTCTATATTCTTAAAATTTTTTGAGGGAAAAGGCCATAAGGTCTGTGAAAGTAAAAGCCTTATTCCATCTGACCCATCTGTTTTATTTACGGTTGCCGGAATGGTTCCATTTAAGGACTATTTTCTTGGGAATAAGCCTTTGGAATTCTCCCGTGCTGTATCCTGCCAGCGATGTATAAGGACAAATGACCTAGAAAGGGTTGGAAAAACAGCCAGGCATTTGACATTCTTTGAGATGCTTGGGAATTTCTCATTCGGCGATTATTTTAAGGAAGATGCAATTGCCTGGGCATGGGAGTTTCTTACTAAAGAGGTTTCTTTGCCAAAGGATAGGCTCTATGTCTCGGTTTTTAAGGAAGACAAAGAAGCAGAGGGGATTTGGAAAAAATTTATTGAACCAAGTAGGATTATAAGGCTAGGAGAAGAAGATAACTTCTGGAAGATGGGAGAAACAGGCCCTTGTGGTCCCTGCTCTGAAATTATTATAGACCTTGGAGAAGACATTGGATGCAAAAAGCCATCCTGTTCCCCAGGATGTGATTGCGATAGGTATTTGGAGCTTTACAACCTTGTATTTACTGAGTTTGATAGGCAGGCAGATGGTTCTCTTAAACCCCTGTCAGCGAAAAACATAGATACAGGAATGGGGCTTGAAAGGCTAGCTATGATCCTTCAGAGCAAAAAAGCGGTTTTTGAGTGTGATTTAATTGCCCCAATCATTGACTACATAACCGAATCCCGAATCCCGAATCCCGAATCCCGAATTATCGCAGACCACATAAGGGCAATTGCCCATCTTATCTATGATGGCATCATTCCATCAAATGAAGAAAGGGGATATGTTTTAAGGAGCCTGATAAGGAGGGCGATAAGAAAACTTAAAACTTTAAAACCAAAGCTCAAAATTAAGGAATTATTTCTATGGCAGATTGTTTATCCAGTAACAAAGATATTTCCCTATCTTGAAAAGGAGAGGGAACATATTGCCAATATTATAAAGTTAGAAGAGGATAAATTTGATGAGACGATGGAAAGGGGTCTTTTGCTCCTTGAGGAAGAAATAAGCAAATCAGGGGAGGTATTCGCAGGGGCTAATCTTTTCAAGCTATATGATACCTATGGATTTCCTGTTGATTTTGCTGTGGAGATAATAAAGGAAAAGGGGAGATTTGTTGATATGGAGGGCTTTAATAAAATGATGGATAGCCAAAGGGAGAGGGGAAGAAAAAAGGCAGTATTTTCCCAGAAGCAAGGGGGATATAATATAAAAACAGAGTTTATAGGCTATGATATGCTTGAGGCTAGTTGCAAGGTAATAAAACAGGATGGCCTATTTGTCATTCTTGATAAAACGCCATTTTATCCTGAAATGGGTGGTCAGGTTGGTGATTGTGGAATATTTGAAAAGGATGGGATAAAAATTTATGTAGAGGATACACAAAGGGATGGAGAGGCAATTATCCATAAGATAAGGGAAGGCAATCTTTTAGAAGGTGATATTATTCAGGCTGCTGTTGATAAAGAAAGAAGGGATGGAATAAAAAGGGCACACACAGCAACACATCTTTTGCAATTTGCATTAAGGGAGATATTGGGGAAACACATAAAACAGCAAGGCTCTCTGGTTGAAAGGGATAGATTAAGGTTTGATTTTAACTATCCGAATAAGGTTTCTCATAGCCAAATTCAGGAAATAGAAGAAATGGTATATGGGATGATAATGGAGAATCTTGAGGTTAATATCTTAAAGGATGTCCCCATAAAAGAGGCAAAGGACCTTGGTGCTTTAGCATTCTTTGGCGATGAGTATAAAGAATTAGTAAGGGTTGTTATGATTGGCGATAAAAGCAAGGAGCTATGCGGTGGATGCCATATTGCCTCAACAGGAAAGATTGGGCTTTTTAAGATTGTCAAAGAAGAAGGGGTTTCAGCAGGGATAAGAAGGATTGAGGCTTTTACAGGTAATCTGGCATATCAACACATTCTCAAAGAAAAAGAGGGGCTATTGGAAAGGATAGAGGCTCTAACAGAGGCAAATAAGAAGCAGGAAAACAAGATAAGGCACCTTAAGTATGGGGTTTTAAAAGAGGGAATAAAAAATATTGCTCCAGAAAAAGTAGGGGATATAAGCCTTGTTTTTGAGGTATTTGATAGCCTATCAAAGGATGAGCTTTCATTCTCAATAGACGAAATAGCAAACGCAATGGATTCTGGCGTTATCCTTCTTGGCTCTAAAACCAAAGATAGCATCCTCTGGACCTGTAAGGTAAAGGGCAATCTAAAACCAGGGGCAGATTACATTATAAAAGAGGTCTGCAAAATAACAGGCGGAGGCGGCGGTGGAAGGCCAGATTTTGCAACAGGCGGCGGTAAAGACCCAAATAAAATAGATAGAGCAAGAGAAAGGGTTTTAGAATTGATTGGAAATTGA